The stretch of DNA GATATCTTGATCTCCAATACTTTTAAATTCAATTCACAATGGTCCTGGAAATCAAGTTATGAACATTTCAGGAGGGATTCTGATCATTCATATGCTGACTATACTGAAAACAGCTTGACCATCGGGATAGATTATCTTTTTTAACGCGTCATTTGACAGGAGTGATTGAAAAAGGCCCATTTAAATAGGAGACCCCTTATTGGCGTTACACCAGATTTCAACGGAAATCGTCCTGAATTTGGAGGAAATGAACCGACCTGTTTTGTCCGAACCCGGTATCTCAACGCAATTTGGGAAATGGGCGGAATTCCCGTGATTCTTCCACTTACACAGAAGAAGGGCGCGGCTCGAATTGTCCTTGATAAAATCGACGGCCTGCTCCTGACCGGAAGCGGACCTGACATTCCCCCTTCTTATTATAACGAAAGACAGAAATACAAATATCAACTCATTCACCCTTCCCGAACCCAGTCTGAAATGGCTCTGTGCCGCCATGCGCTGAAAGAAAATCTCCCGATTCTTGGAATATGCGGCGGGACTCAGCTACTGAATGTCACACTAAAGGGATCACTGGTACAGGATATTCCTTCAGAAGTGAGTACTTCGATTTCCCACCGGCAGAAAGAAAAATTTGAAAAGACTTCTCACTGGGTCCATATCGCGCCAGACACCTTGCTTTACAAGATTTTGAGAGAATACCAGATTAAGGTTAATTCCTCACATCATCAGTCGATAAAAAAGACAGGTCGAGATATCAAGATCAATGCAGTCTCTCCGGATGGCGTCATCGAAGGGGTTGAGATTCCAGGCCATCCATTCGCACTGGGAGTACAATGGCATCCCGAGTGGATGGTTCAGAAAGATAAACCCTCCAGAAAGATATTAAAAGCTTTTATCGACGCAGCAAATATTGCCAGACAAAACTAGGTCACTCCATTTCCTTTTTGACAAATCTTGTCTTTTTTAATATATTTTTAACAATGGCGTGAATTTATATTTAAGATTTATTATTTCTAGCTTTTTGTCGTTGCGGGCCCGACTCCATCTGATGAGAAAAAGAAATGATGTCTATTGTTGGAAAGATGGATCTCCTCTTAAAAAATTTAAAATCCCATTCCCTGTTCCTGATCGTTGCCTGCCTCGAATTCACAATCGGCTGGGCTGATTTTCATACCAGCTACTGGCTTTCCCTCAGGGTCCTTTATATCGTCCCGATCTTTCTAGCCACGTGGTACGGCTCCCGTGGCATGGCATTCGGAATTTCCATCATTTCTGCCACCATCGGTTCGCTTGACCTGTACCGGGAACTGCTTCCGGGCGCAACAAACTGGATTTTTATTTATAATTTATTGGAAGAAGGACTCCTC from Nitrospirota bacterium encodes:
- a CDS encoding gamma-glutamyl-gamma-aminobutyrate hydrolase family protein; its protein translation is MKKAHLNRRPLIGVTPDFNGNRPEFGGNEPTCFVRTRYLNAIWEMGGIPVILPLTQKKGAARIVLDKIDGLLLTGSGPDIPPSYYNERQKYKYQLIHPSRTQSEMALCRHALKENLPILGICGGTQLLNVTLKGSLVQDIPSEVSTSISHRQKEKFEKTSHWVHIAPDTLLYKILREYQIKVNSSHHQSIKKTGRDIKINAVSPDGVIEGVEIPGHPFALGVQWHPEWMVQKDKPSRKILKAFIDAANIARQN